The following coding sequences lie in one Porphyromonas asaccharolytica DSM 20707 genomic window:
- a CDS encoding DUF4876 domain-containing protein, translating to MKRLLYILLLPALLVTVTACRPDPVTPDNPKEQKSIACLFERTLPEDVTDLTIQDELLTIHNTTTGQDVEYKTLEGIKLAPGLYNLNYTTTCRYKLHGVAMEGRLVAQIENMEVTDQTTDPLKLRLELRIVPTVQDFVIQEIFFTGTLTPAGKQYHGTSYVVLYNGTDRVLYADGIAFCESGFNPARKFDYKPDIRQEAMAVHAVYVIPGSGKEHPVKPGERLILCDIGIDHKVNNPNAFDLSKANFEWYDESSSPAHQDFDSPTVPNLDKWYCYTKSFFILHNRGFASYAIARIPITKEEYLKDYKYDYTYVLTHNGNSYDMSGSCYKLPNDWIIDGVNCSVEAVHQWTILPETIDAGYTNCGTVDGQKDRYFHSVRRKYLGKDAEGHVILQDTNNSFEDFNPMVTASLIEEQGTAINAKGTPCTTKTYDGVVPIKQ from the coding sequence ATGAAACGATTACTATATATACTACTCTTACCAGCCCTGCTGGTCACTGTGACCGCCTGTCGTCCAGACCCAGTCACGCCAGACAATCCCAAGGAGCAAAAGTCGATAGCTTGTCTCTTCGAGCGCACACTGCCTGAGGATGTCACGGACTTGACTATACAAGATGAGCTCCTCACGATACACAACACCACCACAGGTCAGGACGTGGAGTATAAGACGCTAGAGGGTATCAAGCTCGCTCCTGGACTGTACAACCTAAACTACACAACGACCTGTCGCTATAAGCTACACGGTGTCGCAATGGAGGGACGGCTGGTCGCACAGATTGAGAATATGGAGGTGACCGATCAAACGACCGATCCTCTCAAGCTTCGCTTAGAGCTACGCATAGTGCCTACCGTTCAGGACTTTGTCATTCAGGAGATATTCTTTACGGGCACACTGACCCCTGCAGGCAAGCAGTATCATGGGACCAGCTATGTGGTTCTCTACAACGGGACAGACAGAGTACTCTATGCTGACGGGATCGCCTTCTGTGAGAGCGGATTTAACCCTGCACGCAAGTTTGACTACAAGCCAGACATACGTCAAGAAGCCATGGCGGTACACGCCGTCTATGTCATCCCAGGCAGTGGTAAGGAGCACCCCGTGAAGCCTGGCGAGCGACTGATACTCTGTGATATAGGCATCGACCACAAGGTAAATAATCCAAATGCTTTCGACCTCTCCAAGGCAAACTTCGAGTGGTATGATGAGTCTAGCTCACCGGCACATCAAGACTTTGATAGTCCCACAGTGCCTAACCTAGATAAGTGGTATTGCTACACGAAGTCGTTTTTCATCCTACACAATAGAGGCTTTGCATCGTACGCTATAGCCCGTATACCGATAACTAAGGAGGAGTACCTCAAGGACTACAAGTATGACTACACCTACGTCTTGACTCACAATGGGAATAGCTATGATATGTCAGGCTCATGCTATAAGCTACCCAACGACTGGATCATAGATGGTGTCAATTGCAGTGTCGAGGCGGTGCATCAGTGGACGATCCTACCTGAGACGATAGACGCTGGCTATACAAACTGTGGTACGGTAGACGGACAGAAAGATCGCTACTTCCACAGCGTACGACGTAAGTACCTAGGCAAGGATGCCGAGGGACATGTGATCCTGCAGGACACCAATAACTCGTTCGAGGACTTCAATCCGATGGTCACGGCCTCGCTCATTGAGGAGCAAGGTACTGCGATCAATGCTAAGGGTACACCCTGCACGACCAAGACTTATGATGGGGTCGTGCCTATTAAGCAGTAA